The following coding sequences lie in one Chrysemys picta bellii isolate R12L10 unplaced genomic scaffold, ASM1138683v2 scaf2573, whole genome shotgun sequence genomic window:
- the LOC135980300 gene encoding protein maestro-like, producing MDQERGWQLLEEAQPEGFTLLSRAIVTHPNLALKSIPKLLLPSLQASQEGERMACTALFAEFLGSPLLMENEPKAMRKQVVKAMLQRTEDSNIHVRGRALHGLRNAVTEFPDKVRKKRDKILESFVHAVCECCDPRTVLEAMEGLCWMLRDPKAPLKAHVAVPLALQARTFFEDETSGLRRASMELFGHLSKFVSKKSSLFGAEVEKSMGTLLIHLQDGDPQVAQACRVALLQCAPFLSYQPLRTLVRSQLAEGAAPAIPAFLSEACRILLQDCPGRLSKKDALRAAAAQQLIGYMMDN from the exons GGCCATAGTGACCCACCCAAACCTGGCCCTGAAGAGCATCCCAAAgcttctccttcccagcctccaggCCAGCCAGGAGGGCGAACGCATGGCCTGCACCGCCCTGTTCGCAGAG TTCCTCGGCAGCCCCCTGCTGATGGAGAATGAGCCCAAGGCGATGCGGAAGCAGGTTGTGAAGGCCATGCTGCAGCGGACAGAGGACAGCAACATCCACGTTCGAGGCAGAGCGCTGCACGGCCTCAGGAACGCAGTGACCGAGTTCCCGGACAAG GTCAGGAAAAAGCGAGACAAGATCCTGGAGAGTTTTGTCCACGCCGTGTGCGAATGCTGCGACCCCCGCACCGTtctggaagccatggaagggcTCTGCTGGATGCTGCGGGACCCCAAGGCGCCTCTGAAGGCTCACGTCGCCGTCCCACTGGCCCTGCAGGCGAGAACGTTCTTTGAGGAT GAGACCAGCGGCCTGAGGCGGGCCTCCATGGAGCTCTTTGGCCACCTCAGCAAATTTGTTTCCAAGAAGTCATCCCTCTTTGGGGCTGAGGTGGAGAAGAGCATGGGGACACTGCTCATCCACCTACAGGACGGGGACCCCCAGGTGGCCCAG GCGTGCAGGGTGGCATTGCTGCAGTGCGCACCCTTCCTCAGCTACCAGCCCCTGCGTACGCTCGTGCGGAGCCAGCTAGCCGAGGGGGCGGCCCCTGCCATCCCCGCCTTCCTGAGCGAAGCCTGCAGGATCCTG ctccaggactgcccAGGGAGACTGAGCAAGAAGGATGccctgagagcagcagctgcccagcagctgatag